The following proteins are encoded in a genomic region of Desulfosporosinus youngiae DSM 17734:
- a CDS encoding sigma 54-interacting transcriptional regulator yields MARKMKVGIVGMGQGGTSIYKTLRSIEHVEIVVVCDCIESAKGMQFAQLDGVQTCVSVHDLAKVPGLDVIIEATGLDSIREQLEHNKEKSTAVIEAQGADLMMCIIEEKEKLADIKRVKGELDAILNSVQEAIEVASIDGMIKYVNPSFSRVTSINAGQRIGRNIFEVSPNGALARSLRTHEAVFAHRAVVGGADVEVIANASPIVVDGKMEGAVVVFQPLTDIYKLMEQLKASNQVISDLQTRINQISTSSYTFDDIIGSHPEFESALDLARKAARSNSTILITGESGTGKELFAHAIHGSSLRRDKPFIKVNCAAIPETLLESEFFGYEKGAFTGAVKTKLGKMELANGGTIFLDEIGDMNLYLQAKLLRVLQEMEFERVGGSQTINVDVRVIAATNRNLLEMAQKGDFRDDLFYRLNVVELRLPSLRNHKDDIPAYVHSLIAKFNRKFGKHVKGLTAQAEEILMQYDWPGNIRELQNVVERAMVTVDEEIITHKQILNLVDSSRTQHQEQIIEGIMPIEQMEKKMIRLALESYGDSVEGKKQAAKALKISLATLYNKLKVMS; encoded by the coding sequence ATGGCTCGGAAAATGAAAGTGGGTATTGTTGGCATGGGCCAAGGAGGGACATCAATCTATAAGACGCTGCGTAGTATTGAACATGTCGAGATTGTTGTAGTTTGCGATTGTATTGAGAGTGCAAAGGGGATGCAGTTTGCACAATTAGACGGAGTGCAGACTTGTGTGTCAGTCCATGATCTTGCAAAGGTTCCCGGCCTTGATGTAATCATTGAGGCTACAGGACTTGATTCCATTCGAGAACAACTTGAACATAATAAAGAGAAATCGACTGCAGTTATTGAGGCTCAAGGAGCCGATCTAATGATGTGTATCATAGAAGAGAAAGAAAAGCTGGCAGATATCAAGCGTGTTAAAGGAGAACTGGATGCCATTTTGAACTCAGTGCAGGAAGCCATAGAAGTCGCCAGCATTGACGGTATGATTAAATATGTCAACCCGTCCTTTAGTCGTGTGACATCAATTAACGCTGGTCAACGAATTGGCAGGAATATTTTCGAGGTCTCTCCTAATGGCGCTTTAGCTCGTTCTCTTCGAACCCATGAAGCAGTGTTCGCCCATCGTGCTGTCGTTGGAGGGGCGGATGTAGAGGTGATTGCCAATGCATCACCCATTGTCGTTGACGGCAAAATGGAAGGTGCTGTGGTCGTTTTTCAACCCCTGACAGACATTTATAAATTAATGGAGCAATTAAAGGCATCTAATCAAGTCATCAGCGATTTACAAACCCGCATTAATCAGATCTCAACCAGCTCATATACATTTGACGACATAATTGGAAGTCATCCTGAATTTGAAAGTGCTCTGGATCTGGCTCGCAAAGCTGCCAGAAGCAACTCTACGATTCTTATTACCGGAGAGTCAGGTACTGGCAAAGAGTTATTTGCCCATGCTATTCACGGGTCAAGTTTGCGGAGAGACAAACCGTTTATCAAGGTTAACTGTGCGGCGATCCCGGAAACATTGCTCGAAAGTGAATTTTTCGGATATGAAAAAGGAGCGTTCACTGGGGCGGTGAAAACAAAACTCGGTAAGATGGAGCTGGCTAATGGCGGAACGATTTTTTTAGATGAGATTGGAGATATGAACCTGTATCTGCAGGCAAAATTACTGCGCGTTTTGCAGGAAATGGAGTTTGAACGGGTAGGAGGATCGCAAACTATTAATGTGGATGTCCGAGTGATTGCGGCGACCAACCGAAATTTACTGGAGATGGCCCAAAAAGGGGATTTTCGAGATGATCTTTTTTACCGCCTCAATGTTGTAGAATTGCGTTTGCCATCCCTTAGAAACCATAAAGATGATATTCCGGCCTATGTGCATTCCCTGATAGCCAAGTTTAATCGCAAATTCGGAAAACATGTTAAGGGGCTGACTGCACAAGCAGAAGAAATATTGATGCAGTATGATTGGCCTGGGAATATACGTGAACTCCAAAATGTCGTAGAACGGGCTATGGTAACGGTTGACGAAGAAATAATTACCCATAAACAAATTCTTAATCTTGTAGACTCTTCGAGAACACAACACCAGGAGCAGATCATCGAAGGCATCATGCCCATTGAACAGATGGAAAAAAAGATGATTCGTCTGGCTTTAGAGAGCTACGGTGACTCGGTTGAAGGAAAGAAGCAAGCTGCAAAAGCGTTAAAGATATCCTTAGCAACACTCTATAATAAATTAAAGGTAATGTCCTAA